Genomic window (Neorickettsia findlayensis):
TTTGCTTTTAAGTGTTCTTGTGCATACCACAGTGCATCTGCGAGCACCAACCTACCTTCTGCGTCTGTGTTGAGTACCTCAATTGTTTTCCCAGAGGCTGACCTCACTATATCTCCTGGGCGTTGTGCAACTCCTGAAACTGCATTCTCAACAATTCCGAGTACAGCCGCAACATTGGCTTTTACACCTTTTTTTGCTACAGCATGAATTGCACCTAAAACTGTCGCAGAGCCAGCCATATCAGATATCATATGCCACATTCCCCGTGCTGGCTTAAGCGAAATACCACCACTGTCGAAGGTAACGCCTTTTCCAACAAGGGCAATGTAAGGAGCATCCTTATCTGCTGCGCCATTGTATTTCACCACCGCTAGTTTTGAGGGGTATGTGCTTCCTTGACCAACACCTAAAAGTGCATTCATGCCCAACTTCTGCATGATCTTTTCATCGAGGATTTCAACTTTTAAGTTTGGAGCCGTTTTAGTAATTTCTCTCACAGCATTAGCATAAGTTTCTGGATTGAGGTGGTTTGCGGGCTCGTTCACCAGATCCCTGGTTAACTTAATTGACTCGATTAGTGGCTCGACTTTGTCCCTGAAAACAGAAGAGATATGCTCATAGTTCTCAATTCCAATGACAAGTTGCTCCAGTGTTACGCTTTTATCATCGGATTTTTTCGTTTTATATTTCTCGAATGAGTAGTCCTTTACTTTTGCACCGAAAGCCAGATCCAAGGCATAGTCGTCTTTCAAACCGTCTAAGAGCACTGTCGAAGAAGAAATATGATTCTTCTTCATGAGCGAAGCAATCTGTGCACCAATTTTCTCTGCGGTTTGAGCATCAAACTCCTTTTGTTTACCAAGCCCAACGAGACACAGTTGTTGCAACTTTGGATAACCTTCAACAAGATCACTAAGAAAAATACAAACGTTCTCGCCGATTTTCCCAGTGAATGAACTCGCAGCAACGCTTTTGGAGATAAACGCTGAGCTTTGTTGATCTAAAATGGAAATTCTTCCAAAGAACTCAGAATTCTCATACAGTCCGCTAAATAGAACTGGCTCACTTTGCATTACCTCTACCGGACTCAAAAAAACTACTTCCATAAAAACTCCTAGAAAAAAGAAAAGCGCAGAGCTCCAAAAAAGGGCGGGCGAACGACCAGATTCGAACTGGCGACATCCAGTACCACAAACTGGCGCTCTACCAACTGAGCTACGTCCGCCTCAGTGCACGTCACGGCAAGTGAGGATTATACTTTAACATCTTTTGCATAGCAAACTGCATTTTCATATCACTTCGATGCCATGGGTGCCTGGAATCAAATGCACTGCAGCAGTGTATGCTTTGTGTATTGATGTCATTATCCAGGTGAGGGTCTCTTCTTCAACCGCAGAAGTATCACACAAACCTTGCCGGGATACGGCTTTGAGATTGAGTTTCATCAGGAAGAAGATATAATCTTCTAGGCTGTGCGTTGGTGGACAAAATAGAATATTTTTGTACTCGTGTAGGTATTTCAGTTCCTGCAGCAGGGGATGATAAGAGCCTTTCATATGGAGATTGGATTGCTGAAGTCAAGTTATAGAGATTGTGGAATTGGTGAAATATCAGAGAGCCATGTTGGCAAGGTTGTCAAGCTTGCTGGATGGGTTTTTAGAAGAAGGGATCATGGTGCGATTCTTTTCATTGATCTGAGGGACGTTTATGGTGTGATACAACTTGTTATCTCAGAAAGTATTGATGGATTTGAGCAGCTTAAATGTGTTTCCTGTGAAAGTGTGATCACGGTTCAGGGTGTGGTTTCGGCGAGATCGCCTGAAACGATAAATGATTCGCTTCAAAATGGTAAAATAGAGGTTATTGTTAGCTCTTGGAGTGTAAATTCTTATGCTGCTTCGTTACCGCTTCAAGTGGATTCTGAGTTTTCTTATCCCGAGGAAACACGCTTGAGGTACAGGTATCTAGATCTTAGGAGGGGTAAACTCAGGAAGAATATCATACTCCGTTCAAAGATTATTTCTGAAATACGAAGCTTCATGGAAGCTGAAGGTTTTACAGAATTTCAAACGCCAATACTTACTGCTACCTCACCGGAAGGGGCACGTGATTATATTGTGCCCAGTAGGATTCACAAAGGTAAGTTTTATGCTTTGCCTCAGGCACCGCAGCAATTTAAGCAGTTGCTTATGGTTGCTGGTTTTGATCGATACTTTCAGATAGCACCATGCTTTCGCGATGAAGATTCTCGAGCAGATAGGTCTCCCGGAGAGTTTTACCAATTGGATGTGGAGATGTCCTTCGTGGGACAAGAGGAAGTATTCGAATTGATGGAGCGTCTTTTAAAGCACATCTTCTCGAAATACTCAAACAAAAAAGTTTCTGAAACTTTCGAGCGTATTCCATATGGAGAGTCGATGCTTTTATATGGGACGGATAAGCCTGATCTTAGGAACCCAATCAAAATTGCTGATTTTACTTCTATCTTCAAGGAATCTGGACTTGCAATTTTTGTAGAGCAAATAAAAAAAGGAGCTGTTGTTCGTGGGATTCCCGCTCCAAATTGCGGAAATAAGGCAAGAAGGTTCTTTGATGAAATGATACAATATGCTACCAAAGAGGTCGGTGCTTGTGGGTTAGCATATATATGTTTTGATGAGGAAAATCCTAGGGGACCTATTGCGAAGTTTTTATCTTCTGCAGAAATAAGTGAGATTGCAAAAAAGGCTTGTCTTAGCAGAGGTGATGCAATTTTTTTCGTATGTGATGTTGCACAAGCAGCTACAAGAATTTCTGGTGCTATTAGGAAAAAACTTGGGCTAGAACTTTCTTTGGTTAATAATGAGGAGTACAGGTTTTGTTGGATTGTTGATTTTCCGTATTTTGAGCTGAATGAGACAACTGGGAAATTAGATTTTTCTCATAATCCTTTTTCTATGCCCAAAGGTGGTCTGGAAGCTCTGAATGGAGATCCGCTGAAAATTGTGTCACAGCAGTATGATATTGTCTGCAATGGTGTGGAATTATCAAGTGGTGCTGTGAGAAATCATAAGCCAGAGATAATGTACCGTGCTTTTGAGATGCTTGGCCTGGATAGGGAATATGTAAATCGTGTTTTCGGCGCTCTAATTGAATCGTTTCAGTATGGCGTGCCGCCACATGCTGGGATAGCACCTGGAATAGATAGGATGGTGATGCTTATTGCAGAAGAGGAGAATATAAGAGAGGTAATTGCATTCCCAATGAACCAGAGGTGTGAAGACCAACTCATGAGAGCTCCTTCTCCTGTAGAGACAGAAAGGTTACTTGAATGTGGGATCAAATTGGTAGAGTAGTGAGGTGGTAACACCCGGTATTTGAACCAGATATGGGAGTACAAGAATGGACTTTCTTTTTGATTTTTTTATTAAATCAGCTGGCTTGCTAGTTTTGCCTTTCTTGCTGTTTCAAAAGCGTTTTTGCGAGGCTGCCCGGATAAGAGTCCTGAAAAATAGCAATTGTGACTACATTGTTACAGTCACAAGATTCTCCTTATTAAAATCTCCTATTAATTCTTCTTTGTACTTCTATAAAAGAGAGTCCTCTATGTAAGGTCATTATCGATAGCACTTACTGGATCTACACCTGGGCAAGGTGAAATTGTTCCACTCTTTCAATATGTCCAGCAAGCTTTTTATGTACTTCTTTTCTCGTTTGTCTGGTTTTTGTTACAACAAAGAATTACATTTTTTGCTAGTATATGCCCTTTATGGAATCTATTAGAGCATGTAACTGGGTCGTAGTTTGTGTTTCCAGTGCCATTGAGATAGCAGGTATCTATTTCATCTATATGGCGGTCATATTGTTTCCAATTCACTTTTGGATTGAAAAACAGAGAGAGTATTATTTAGAACATTATGAGTAACCTTTACTTTTAAAGCCTTCATTACGCATATTGCAGGAAGTATAGCGCCTCTAAGATGTTGGCTAGAATCGGATAGTTTATATATTTTTTGTGACTTACCTATCTTCACTGCAGAAGTGTGATTTGAATAGTTAAGCAATCTGACATCGCAATTTTCCTTTCTCCCAAACGAGATGATTGTTGATTTGCTTTTTCTTGCTTCCTGGATGAGTAATTCGGTGTAAGAAGCATCAAAGTTAAGAACAGCTGTACACCCGTTTTGGAAAATTTTTGCTTTTTCTCTTATAGTGGAGCCTTTCAAGTCTATCGACCTAGCTGTGTGGCATCTGATGTCGGTTATTACTCCTACTTTTGGAAGTGTGATTTGATTAAACAGATCAACGTTTCCACTTTGAATTGTATCAACTTCCAAAACTAAAAACTTACATGGGAAATCTGCGTTTAATATACCTAAAGTAAAACCCGGAAAATCTCCAGCACCATCTTTGTTGTAGCAGGTTTTACCGTAGTTGTTGAGTAGTGCGACGACAAGGTTTTTTGTTAAAGTTTTGCCGCTACTGCCAGTGATGCCTATAACAATTGGTTGATAATTTCTTATTAGAATTGCAGCTAATTTTTCCATTGCTCGCAACGGGTCATCAACTTTAATGATAGGAATTGGAACTTTTGGGCATACGGCATCTTTTCTCGTAATTATTGCCAATGCTCCATTCAAATATGCGTTCTCTATAAGACGGTGGGTATCCTGGTTCTTTGTATCTGTCGCAATAAATATTTCATCCTTTCCAATTTTTTCATAATCCACTGAAAACTTGCTTCTTGAGATATCAATTTTTGCTTGGTATTCGCAAATCAGCTCTGCCTTTAGAATGCTTCTAATGAGATCCGCAGTTAGTAACATAAGCAGTACCTATTGGCCACGTACTGGTAGCAGATATTAGGTATTTTGCGATAAAAGTAAAGCAAAATAATTTATTTTTTTTATATTTAACATAATATTTGCACAACAAACTAACTTAAATATAGAATCAAAGGTATAATATGTAAATTTTACTAGGAATATTTATTTTATGTACTTTGGAAAGGTGGTATCACGTGTTTTTTATTGATTAAATTTGAGTTCATTTCGTTTGTAAAGCTATAATGGAAGTCCTAGAAAAATTTGTCTGTAATGAACATAAGTTACCTTCGTTTGAGGCTTAATACGCGTAGTTTTATCAACAAGTTTTTCTCATTTGTATGCGTTTTTTGCGCTTTTCTGCCAGTAGTTTTTCTCTTTGTACTCCTCTTTAATACTTTTTCCGGAGCGTACAAAGCTCTTCAGCAAACAAAGTTCGAAATTGACATGGAGAAGGTAGGCATTGCATATGGTGACTTGCGTTACGAGATACGGGAAAAGCTCGTAAGATATTTGAAAGAGCAGCTTCCATGGGAAGAAGACCCTTTTGTGGTAATGAATTTTTTTAGTAACTACGCGGTAGACGAAGTGCTAGGAGCATTGAATATTGGGGAAAAAAAGGTTTGGACGACAATTTCCGGTGAAGCGGACACAGTGCATAAATATGGACTTTCCGGTAGTCCGGGAATGAAAAAGGTTGTCCAGTATTTTTCTGAGCAGGGACTTTTAAAAAAGGTACTCAACTATAAACTTTTCATTAATCCTGATTCTAGAGACAGTAGCCAAGCTGGTATAGTAGGTGCGCTAATCGGGTCTTTGTATACCGTGTTCGTGAGCTTGGTGGTTTCTTTTCTTATTGGAGTTCTAACGGCTTTATGGCTTGGTGAATACAGTAGTAAAAGCAACATCACGAGAGTTCTTGAAGTGAGTATTAATAATCTTTCATCCACTCCACCGATTGTATTTGGTATACTTGGCCTAACATTTTACATAAATTTTCTTGGCTTGCCTCGATCTTCCTCTCTGGTTGGAGGACTGACATTAGCATTTATAATGTTTCCTATTATAGTGACTTCTTCTTTGCATGCGATCAGGAGCGTACCTGGTAATATAAAGCAAGCCGCGTTTGCTTTAGGTGCATCAAAAGTGCAAGTCATCCTACATCACGTGTTACCGCTTTCAATGCCAGGTATAATGACTGGAACCATCTTAGGAATTGCGAGAATTTTAGGTGAGTCCGCACCTTTATTGATGATAGGAATGGTTGCGTTTGTGGGTAGCATTCCAGAAAGTATCAGGGAGCCAGCAAATGTTTTTGCGGTGCAGATTTATATATGGGCAACTAGTCCTGATGTTTCAACTAACGAAAAGACTTCCATTATGGTGCTTGTGCTTTTACTTTTGCTTCTGATGCTGAACTTTATGGTTCACTTTATTAGAAAGGTATTTCATTACGATTTCCACTAAAATATTATGAGTTTGTCTCTGAAAGACATTTCGCATCGCTATGAGCATTTTTCCATAAAGAAAGTTTGTTTTGAATGTTCTAGAGGAAAAATCGTTTGTTTGGTCGGTGAATCAGGAAGTGGAAAGTCAACGCTTTTGCGGTTAATAGCTGGTCTGGAAAATCCTTCTTTTGGTGTCATAAAGATTTTAAACAGAACAGTCTTTGATCACGTGGGGAGAATTTCTGTCCCGACTGAGGATAGAAATATTGCAATGATTTTTCAACACTCTTCGCTTTTTCCGAATAAGACTGTACTTGAGAATGTTCGTTTTGCTTTAAAAAAGACGGGAAAGGGTAGGGTTGCTGAAGAAATGATTGAGTTAGTTGGAATGACAAGGTACAGTGGCGCATTGCCTTTTCAAATCTCAGGGGGACAGCAGCAACTTGTCACACTGGCTAGAGCTTTTGCACAGTTTCCTGACGTTCTTTTGTTGGACGAACCATTTTCGAATTTAGATACCACGCTACGGGCAAAAATAAGAGAAGATATGATTTCTCTAATCAGTAGCAAAAATCTTACCACCGTTATCGTGACGCATGATCCCTATGAAGCGTTAGAAATTTCTGACAGCATAGTTGTGATGGATGAAGGAAGGGTGGTTATGCAGGGTGTCGCTGAAGAAGTTTACAATAGTCCTACGGATAAAAAGACGGCTGAGTTCTTTGGTATCATCAATGTGGTAGAAGGGCAAATTATTAAGAATAAGTTTTGCTGTGATTTTGGAAGTTATCAATTAAAAGGAGAATTTCCTGATATTGAAAGAAAAAATGCTTATATAAGACCATGCGGTATAAGAGTGTGTTTGTCTGGAGAAGGGCGTGAGGCAACAGTCTGTAAAGTAAGAAGTTTTTCTAAAATGTTCAATGTTGAATTAGCTGGAAAAAATTACTGGGTACAGGGCTCCGTTGATATTTTGCCAAAAAAGTATGATAAAATCTTCCTCCAATTAGATCATAAAGGTCTAATTTTTTTTGATTGATAAGGAGGTTGTATGTCATTAGGGCCCTGGCAGATATTGCTTGTTTTTCTTATAATTCTTGTTCTTTTTGGAGCTGGAAAGTTGCCTCAGGTCATCTCAGACATAGGTAGAGGACTTAGGACACTAAGAGAAGAGCTTAAAGATTCTGAGAAAAAAGCGGAACGTTAGCGTCTTTGTTTTTATCCTGGTGGCAGGGCGACTTTTGCTTTGCCACCACGAAATACGTTTGGGCTTTTTGCGACCGGTACTTTTTATTGCTTGATTGGTTGCAGTTGGTTCTTTCATTCGGACCGTTTAGTTTGTTGATGCCGGTTAACGGGTTGTTCATTTTTCATTCGCTATAAAATTGCCTCTTCTAGCCTATCTAAGTAGCCAGGTTTTGAAAAAGCTTGTCTTAGATCTAATTTAGTTGATAATCTTGTGAAATCACTAAGTTAACTAAATTGATTTGAAATCCTAGCGTTTATGCTTGACCATTTAGAAATTGCGGGAAGAAGTTTCGCTTCTCGTTTGATCGTTGGTACTGGTAAGTACAAGAGCTTCAGTGAAACTGTTGAAGCAATAGAGGCTTCTGGTGCTGAAGTGGTCACGGTTGCTCTAAAAAGGGTGAACATTACTGATAGTAAACGTGAAAGTTTACAAGATCATCTCGACCCTAAAAAATATACTTATCTTCCTAATACCGCGTTCTGTTTTACGGCGGAAGAAGCACTTCGACATCTAGCTCTGGCAAGAGAAATAGGTGGCTGGAATCTTGTTAAAGTAGAGGTTTTTTCGGAGAAGGAGTTTCTTTATCCAGATATGCAGGAAACGCTAAAAGCGGTCAAAATTTTGGCTAGAGAAGGATTTCATGTTATGCCGTACTGTAATGATGATCCTATAATGTGTAAAAGGCTGGAAGAAAGTGGTGCGGTTGCGATTATGCCGCTTGCAGCGCCGATAGGCTCAGGTTTGGGGATACAGAATCTTTTTAATTTGAAAGTTATTGTAAGGCAATCTAATGTTCCAGTAATAGTCGATGCTGGGGTCGGTACGCCATCAGACGCTGTAATAGCAATGGAAGCTGGTTGTGATGGGGTTCTTATAAATACTTCAATAGCAAAAGCGCGTTTTCCAGTTCAGATGGCAAAGGCAATGAAATATGCTGTTCGTGCCGGCAGATTAGGTTACCTAGCTGGCAGGATACCGCTTCAACAATTTGCTTCTCCCTCATCAGACAGCTCAGCTGTAGTTTGAATTGTTTGTTGAATGTATTCCTTGTTATCCAGAAAAGGATTTAAGCTCCTTTGAATAGTGAGATTGGTACACTGTCCCTAAAAACGTTGCATGGAACGATCTACCGTCAAATTTCAATCCAGAGCATTACTGATTTTAATGTATTTCGCACTGCTATTTTTGAAAAATCAACGGCTCTTTCATTCCGGTACACCTTTTTTTTGAGCAGCTTTCCTCAGGCAAGGGTGTTTTAATGCAATGATTCAAAAAAAGTGCGAACGCAGCACGTGATGTTCTTTTACTAGGTGAACCCTTATGTATTCAACCTTTTTTGCAAACAAGATAGCAGATATAGGAAGTGTGAAATTCACACCAGGACACTGATCATTTAGGTACCTAACAAGTCTCTTATTTGAGTGACCAACAAAAATTGGCAAGACGAAACATCTTAGACTTTCTATATTCTTCACAATAGTATAGCACTGCTGATTCGTTTTCCCAAAACCT
Coding sequences:
- a CDS encoding leucyl aminopeptidase, which produces MEVVFLSPVEVMQSEPVLFSGLYENSEFFGRISILDQQSSAFISKSVAASSFTGKIGENVCIFLSDLVEGYPKLQQLCLVGLGKQKEFDAQTAEKIGAQIASLMKKNHISSSTVLLDGLKDDYALDLAFGAKVKDYSFEKYKTKKSDDKSVTLEQLVIGIENYEHISSVFRDKVEPLIESIKLTRDLVNEPANHLNPETYANAVREITKTAPNLKVEILDEKIMQKLGMNALLGVGQGSTYPSKLAVVKYNGAADKDAPYIALVGKGVTFDSGGISLKPARGMWHMISDMAGSATVLGAIHAVAKKGVKANVAAVLGIVENAVSGVAQRPGDIVRSASGKTIEVLNTDAEGRLVLADALWYAQEHLKANQVIDVATLTGAIVVALGHDHAGLFSNDDVLAENLVNIGKKVGEKLWRMPMSKNYDGLMNSEVADVKNISTENHGADSITAAQFLKRFINDGTKWAHLDIAGVAWNNSTSHFSTTGASGFGVRLLTEFISESAKESSQ
- the aspS gene encoding aspartate--tRNA ligase — translated: MIRAFHMEIGLLKSSYRDCGIGEISESHVGKVVKLAGWVFRRRDHGAILFIDLRDVYGVIQLVISESIDGFEQLKCVSCESVITVQGVVSARSPETINDSLQNGKIEVIVSSWSVNSYAASLPLQVDSEFSYPEETRLRYRYLDLRRGKLRKNIILRSKIISEIRSFMEAEGFTEFQTPILTATSPEGARDYIVPSRIHKGKFYALPQAPQQFKQLLMVAGFDRYFQIAPCFRDEDSRADRSPGEFYQLDVEMSFVGQEEVFELMERLLKHIFSKYSNKKVSETFERIPYGESMLLYGTDKPDLRNPIKIADFTSIFKESGLAIFVEQIKKGAVVRGIPAPNCGNKARRFFDEMIQYATKEVGACGLAYICFDEENPRGPIAKFLSSAEISEIAKKACLSRGDAIFFVCDVAQAATRISGAIRKKLGLELSLVNNEEYRFCWIVDFPYFELNETTGKLDFSHNPFSMPKGGLEALNGDPLKIVSQQYDIVCNGVELSSGAVRNHKPEIMYRAFEMLGLDREYVNRVFGALIESFQYGVPPHAGIAPGIDRMVMLIAEEENIREVIAFPMNQRCEDQLMRAPSPVETERLLECGIKLVE
- a CDS encoding Mur ligase family protein produces the protein MLLTADLIRSILKAELICEYQAKIDISRSKFSVDYEKIGKDEIFIATDTKNQDTHRLIENAYLNGALAIITRKDAVCPKVPIPIIKVDDPLRAMEKLAAILIRNYQPIVIGITGSSGKTLTKNLVVALLNNYGKTCYNKDGAGDFPGFTLGILNADFPCKFLVLEVDTIQSGNVDLFNQITLPKVGVITDIRCHTARSIDLKGSTIREKAKIFQNGCTAVLNFDASYTELLIQEARKSKSTIISFGRKENCDVRLLNYSNHTSAVKIGKSQKIYKLSDSSQHLRGAILPAICVMKALKVKVTHNVLNNTLSVFQSKSELETI
- the pstA gene encoding phosphate ABC transporter permease PstA translates to MNISYLRLRLNTRSFINKFFSFVCVFCAFLPVVFLFVLLFNTFSGAYKALQQTKFEIDMEKVGIAYGDLRYEIREKLVRYLKEQLPWEEDPFVVMNFFSNYAVDEVLGALNIGEKKVWTTISGEADTVHKYGLSGSPGMKKVVQYFSEQGLLKKVLNYKLFINPDSRDSSQAGIVGALIGSLYTVFVSLVVSFLIGVLTALWLGEYSSKSNITRVLEVSINNLSSTPPIVFGILGLTFYINFLGLPRSSSLVGGLTLAFIMFPIIVTSSLHAIRSVPGNIKQAAFALGASKVQVILHHVLPLSMPGIMTGTILGIARILGESAPLLMIGMVAFVGSIPESIREPANVFAVQIYIWATSPDVSTNEKTSIMVLVLLLLLLMLNFMVHFIRKVFHYDFH
- a CDS encoding ABC transporter ATP-binding protein → MSLSLKDISHRYEHFSIKKVCFECSRGKIVCLVGESGSGKSTLLRLIAGLENPSFGVIKILNRTVFDHVGRISVPTEDRNIAMIFQHSSLFPNKTVLENVRFALKKTGKGRVAEEMIELVGMTRYSGALPFQISGGQQQLVTLARAFAQFPDVLLLDEPFSNLDTTLRAKIREDMISLISSKNLTTVIVTHDPYEALEISDSIVVMDEGRVVMQGVAEEVYNSPTDKKTAEFFGIINVVEGQIIKNKFCCDFGSYQLKGEFPDIERKNAYIRPCGIRVCLSGEGREATVCKVRSFSKMFNVELAGKNYWVQGSVDILPKKYDKIFLQLDHKGLIFFD
- the tatA gene encoding twin-arginine translocase TatA, translating into MSLGPWQILLVFLIILVLFGAGKLPQVISDIGRGLRTLREELKDSEKKAER
- a CDS encoding thiazole synthase, which produces MLDHLEIAGRSFASRLIVGTGKYKSFSETVEAIEASGAEVVTVALKRVNITDSKRESLQDHLDPKKYTYLPNTAFCFTAEEALRHLALAREIGGWNLVKVEVFSEKEFLYPDMQETLKAVKILAREGFHVMPYCNDDPIMCKRLEESGAVAIMPLAAPIGSGLGIQNLFNLKVIVRQSNVPVIVDAGVGTPSDAVIAMEAGCDGVLINTSIAKARFPVQMAKAMKYAVRAGRLGYLAGRIPLQQFASPSSDSSAVV